One window of the Actinomyces procaprae genome contains the following:
- a CDS encoding PTS sugar transporter subunit IIC, giving the protein MSVINWIINNVLTQAGIIIGLIAMLGLILQKKGVGAVVIGTFKTILGFYVLSAGSAVLVTTLTYFGVMFQAAFHTTGIVPSIEAVNGYATNNLGLGGQIALAFLGIFIVNIVLARFTPWKYIFLTGQALLWMSTMTVIFGYAAGLRGAWLILAASLVGGFFCVAMPALAQPIVRRITGNDAIALGHFCTIGYLVEAGVAWLVRKRNVEKQPSTEDLKLPRSLEFLQDTYMSLAVVMIPLFLIVAAVAGPEPVAEDIGTMNYMMYAFLQAIQFVVGVYVLMAGVRLLLGEIVPAFRGISMKLVPDSKPALDCPVLFPYAPNAVVIGFITTTIGTLIAMVALPAIGFAVIVPGMLTNFFAGGTAGIFGNTVGGRRGAIIGGVVHGLFITLLPALLVTTFMNLGFPNLSATDVDTITAGLLFAYIVRPIMNAF; this is encoded by the coding sequence ATGAGTGTCATCAACTGGATTATCAACAACGTCCTCACCCAGGCCGGCATCATCATCGGCCTGATCGCCATGCTCGGCCTGATCCTGCAGAAGAAGGGCGTGGGCGCCGTCGTCATCGGCACGTTCAAGACGATCCTGGGCTTCTACGTACTGTCCGCGGGATCCGCCGTGCTGGTCACCACGCTGACCTACTTCGGGGTGATGTTCCAGGCGGCATTCCACACCACCGGGATCGTGCCCAGCATTGAGGCCGTCAACGGCTACGCCACCAACAATCTGGGACTCGGCGGGCAGATCGCCCTGGCCTTCCTGGGCATCTTCATCGTCAACATCGTGCTGGCACGGTTCACCCCCTGGAAGTACATCTTCCTCACCGGGCAGGCGCTGCTATGGATGTCCACCATGACCGTCATCTTCGGCTATGCGGCCGGCCTGCGCGGGGCCTGGCTGATTCTAGCCGCAAGCCTGGTGGGCGGATTCTTCTGCGTGGCCATGCCCGCTCTGGCACAGCCCATCGTGCGTCGCATCACCGGCAATGACGCAATCGCCCTGGGGCACTTCTGCACCATCGGCTACCTGGTCGAGGCGGGAGTCGCCTGGCTCGTACGTAAGCGCAACGTCGAGAAGCAGCCCTCCACGGAGGACCTGAAGCTGCCCCGGTCGCTGGAGTTCCTGCAGGACACCTACATGTCCCTCGCAGTAGTCATGATCCCGCTGTTCCTCATAGTCGCGGCAGTCGCCGGCCCCGAACCCGTGGCCGAGGACATCGGCACCATGAACTACATGATGTACGCCTTCTTGCAGGCCATCCAGTTCGTCGTCGGCGTCTACGTACTCATGGCCGGCGTGCGTTTGCTGCTGGGGGAGATCGTGCCCGCCTTCCGCGGCATCTCCATGAAGCTCGTGCCCGACTCCAAGCCGGCGCTGGACTGCCCCGTACTGTTCCCCTACGCGCCCAACGCAGTGGTCATCGGCTTCATCACGACGACGATCGGCACCCTGATCGCCATGGTGGCCCTGCCCGCGATCGGTTTCGCCGTGATCGTGCCCGGCATGCTGACCAACTTCTTCGCCGGCGGCACCGCCGGCATATTCGGCAACACCGTCGGCGGGCGCCGGGGCGCCATCATCGGAGGCGTGGTGCACGGCTTGTTCATCACGCTGCTTCCGGCGCTGCTGGTGACCACCTTCATGAACCTGGGATTCCCCAACCTGTCTGCAACCGACGTCGACACCATCACCGCCGGCCTGTTGTTCGCCTACATCGTCCGCCCCATCATGAATGCGTTCTGA
- a CDS encoding class II fructose-bisphosphate aldolase, whose product MYLPITPMLAEAKRVGYTIGAFNAHNLEMVPAMIRAARDLGSPVIIQTSPGTARYVGMKNLVAVCRAMAEDEIVDVALHLDHATDLTDIRDAITAGYSSVMFDGSQLPFAENVAKSRRVVGFAHEHGVSVEAEIGTIGGTEEGIRNREGRYTQPEEAQRFLAEVDCDALAVSIGTNHGQFKSKTKIDLDLLGRINDAVDVPLVVHGGTGVDEADYPELTAKGIRKFNVGTELLVGWTRKAQETFGATRVNNSLRNNIVPCNDVVGDVVAHKIALFMGRRAE is encoded by the coding sequence ATGTATCTCCCCATCACCCCAATGCTCGCCGAGGCCAAGCGCGTCGGCTACACCATCGGCGCCTTCAATGCCCACAACCTGGAAATGGTCCCGGCGATGATCCGCGCCGCCCGCGACCTCGGCTCCCCCGTCATCATCCAGACCTCCCCCGGCACCGCCCGCTACGTGGGCATGAAGAACCTGGTGGCGGTCTGCCGGGCAATGGCGGAGGACGAGATCGTCGACGTCGCCCTGCACCTGGACCACGCCACCGACCTGACCGATATCCGTGACGCGATCACAGCCGGATACTCCTCCGTCATGTTCGACGGATCCCAGCTGCCCTTCGCCGAGAACGTGGCCAAGTCCCGCCGCGTCGTCGGCTTCGCGCACGAGCACGGCGTCTCCGTGGAGGCGGAAATCGGCACCATCGGCGGCACCGAGGAGGGCATTCGCAACCGGGAGGGCAGGTACACCCAGCCGGAGGAGGCGCAACGATTCCTCGCCGAGGTCGACTGCGATGCGCTGGCCGTAAGCATCGGCACCAACCACGGCCAGTTCAAGTCGAAGACCAAGATCGACCTGGACCTGCTCGGCCGCATCAACGACGCCGTCGACGTGCCCCTGGTGGTGCACGGCGGCACGGGCGTAGACGAGGCGGACTACCCCGAGCTGACTGCCAAGGGCATCCGCAAGTTCAACGTCGGCACCGAGCTGCTGGTCGGATGGACTCGCAAGGCGCAGGAGACGTTCGGCGCCACCAGGGTCAACAACTCGCTGCGCAACAACATCGTCCCGTGCAATGACGTTGTCGGCGACGTCGTCGCCCACAAGATCGCATTGTTCATGGGGCGCCGAGCCGAATGA
- a CDS encoding TPM domain-containing protein, giving the protein MRSIARPFTGTTSFIGTHRSCRANVASEPLRTPAAHRAGRLALSAALLLGAAAAGAAATATAAPYPGSHASAVLSTTGIGGAANAAVAPFEVSTRIADHVTDDAGILDDDAAQRAVARLAEDGVGLWIVTMSDDSQSAEQYAAKAWADSGLDTTDLLLVINLPADGANSFAFGGSAYDSVWSESKLDSVRTDVQKELTDGDYDGAVTAIADAAGSSGSGVSGTALVLGLGAVSAGTIGIAAYSRSRKRKQGSGRAVQPAEPLEALRTRTGATLVSTDDAVRSAAEELSYAQAQFGLSATDEFTAALATAQEQVARAFELRGQLDDAPGDEAHQRQLCQEILARCAEATTAIQTQEAAFKERRGIEENLPRSIAETAQRADEAEQAITAADTLLTTLHATNPDSALTSIAEAPTRARKLVEAGRTALEQARASMDAGNQSTAVEQVRIAQASVAQAGELAGQVRGVRERLERADADLAAAIASISADLVDAQRLAGQVPAASLQPLVADAEAAVAEGRAASSPDGDPLAALDHLERAESALDAALAPARAKEENDSRARASLVSRLGRLNSQISAVTSYITSYRGAVGSPARTALAEASRHAAAATSLQGTDPTAALAEVASGESLVAQAQAQAEADVRRSGSWGSGSGGSSGSGGIDLGSLVLGGILLGGNRNYGGWGAGPRPPQPPRGGGYRGGGFGGPRGGGFGGGGFGGGGGSFGGGGGGFGGGGGRF; this is encoded by the coding sequence ATGAGATCCATTGCCCGCCCGTTCACGGGCACCACGTCCTTCATCGGCACCCATCGTTCTTGCAGGGCCAACGTCGCCTCAGAGCCCTTGCGCACGCCCGCGGCGCACCGGGCGGGTCGCCTCGCGCTCAGCGCCGCGCTGCTCCTCGGCGCGGCTGCGGCCGGGGCTGCGGCGACGGCGACCGCCGCGCCATATCCCGGGTCTCACGCCTCAGCCGTCCTGTCCACCACCGGCATCGGCGGCGCCGCAAACGCCGCCGTGGCACCGTTCGAGGTGTCAACCCGCATTGCCGACCATGTCACGGACGACGCCGGCATCCTCGACGACGACGCGGCACAGCGGGCAGTCGCACGGCTGGCCGAGGACGGCGTCGGCCTGTGGATCGTCACCATGAGCGATGACTCCCAGAGTGCCGAACAGTACGCCGCCAAGGCCTGGGCGGACTCCGGCCTGGACACCACCGACCTGCTGCTGGTGATCAACCTGCCCGCCGACGGCGCCAACAGCTTCGCCTTCGGCGGCTCCGCCTACGACTCCGTCTGGTCCGAATCCAAGCTCGACTCCGTACGCACCGACGTCCAAAAGGAGCTGACGGATGGCGACTACGACGGCGCGGTCACGGCGATCGCCGACGCCGCCGGGTCCTCGGGCTCAGGCGTCTCCGGCACCGCCCTGGTCCTGGGCCTCGGCGCCGTCTCCGCGGGCACTATCGGCATCGCCGCATACAGCCGCAGCCGCAAGCGCAAGCAGGGCTCCGGCAGGGCCGTCCAGCCCGCCGAGCCCCTGGAGGCGTTGCGCACCCGCACCGGCGCCACCCTGGTGAGCACCGACGACGCCGTGCGCTCCGCCGCCGAGGAGCTGTCCTACGCGCAGGCCCAGTTCGGGCTGTCCGCCACCGATGAGTTCACCGCCGCCCTGGCCACCGCCCAGGAGCAGGTGGCGAGAGCATTCGAACTGCGCGGCCAGCTGGATGACGCCCCTGGCGATGAGGCCCACCAGCGGCAGCTGTGCCAGGAGATTCTGGCGCGCTGCGCCGAGGCCACCACCGCCATCCAGACGCAGGAGGCTGCCTTCAAGGAGCGTCGTGGCATCGAGGAGAACCTGCCGCGCTCCATCGCCGAGACCGCCCAGCGCGCCGACGAGGCCGAGCAGGCCATCACTGCGGCCGACACGCTACTGACCACGCTGCACGCGACCAACCCGGACAGCGCGCTCACCTCCATCGCCGAGGCACCCACACGCGCCCGCAAGCTGGTCGAGGCGGGCCGGACCGCCCTGGAGCAGGCGCGGGCCAGCATGGACGCCGGCAATCAGTCCACCGCCGTCGAGCAGGTACGCATCGCCCAGGCATCGGTCGCCCAGGCGGGCGAGCTGGCCGGACAGGTGCGCGGCGTGCGTGAACGCCTGGAGCGGGCCGACGCCGACCTGGCAGCGGCCATCGCCTCCATCTCCGCGGACCTGGTGGACGCCCAGCGGTTGGCGGGGCAGGTGCCCGCGGCGTCGTTGCAGCCGCTGGTGGCCGACGCCGAGGCGGCCGTGGCCGAGGGCCGCGCCGCTTCTAGTCCCGACGGCGATCCGCTGGCCGCACTGGACCACCTGGAGCGAGCCGAGTCAGCGCTGGACGCCGCCCTGGCGCCGGCCCGGGCGAAGGAGGAGAACGACTCACGCGCCCGCGCCTCCCTGGTCTCCCGCCTGGGACGCCTCAACTCCCAGATCTCGGCAGTGACCTCGTACATAACCAGCTACCGCGGCGCCGTCGGCTCCCCCGCCCGCACCGCCCTGGCCGAGGCCTCCCGGCACGCTGCGGCCGCCACCTCCCTGCAGGGCACCGATCCGACGGCGGCCCTGGCCGAGGTCGCCTCCGGGGAGTCGCTGGTGGCGCAGGCACAGGCACAGGCCGAGGCCGACGTGCGGCGGTCCGGCTCCTGGGGCTCCGGGTCAGGTGGGTCCTCCGGCTCCGGCGGCATTGATCTGGGCTCGCTGGTGCTGGGGGGCATTCTGCTCGGCGGTAACCGCAACTACGGCGGTTGGGGCGCAGGCCCGCGCCCGCCGCAACCGCCCCGCGGCGGCGGTTACCGGGGCGGAGGCTTCGGCGGTCCACGTGGCGGCGGCTTCGGCGGCGGGGGCTTCGGTGGCGGAGGCGGCAGCTTCGGCGGCGGGGGCGGCGGCTTCGGCGGGGGCGGCGGCCGTTTCTGA
- a CDS encoding PspA/IM30 family protein, with protein MAEKQSILGRIAQLTRANINALIDRAEDPEKMLDQLVRDYRASIAEARDAVAQTIGNLRLAEKDHDADVAEAKDWGNKALAASRKADELRAGGDTAGADKWDSLAKVALTKQITAENEAKQAEPMIASQQQVVDQLKAGLQQMEAKLGELQTKRDQLVARQKNAEAQVKVQGAIRSINVMDPTSELARYEDQVRRVEAQAAGQMEIAGASLEAQFAELESSDQQLEAEARLAALKAGGNTALTGAPAPAQITDGDVDAAFAALKAEGAQQAEETPDDEDEQSSY; from the coding sequence ATGGCTGAGAAGCAGTCGATCCTGGGCCGCATCGCCCAGCTCACCCGCGCCAACATCAATGCCCTCATCGACCGCGCCGAGGATCCGGAGAAGATGCTCGACCAGCTGGTGCGCGACTACCGGGCCTCGATCGCCGAGGCGCGCGACGCCGTCGCCCAGACCATCGGCAACCTGCGCCTGGCGGAGAAGGACCACGACGCCGACGTCGCCGAGGCCAAGGACTGGGGCAACAAGGCGCTGGCCGCATCCCGCAAGGCGGACGAGCTGCGCGCCGGCGGGGACACCGCCGGGGCGGACAAGTGGGACTCCCTGGCGAAGGTCGCCCTGACCAAGCAGATCACCGCTGAGAACGAGGCCAAGCAGGCCGAGCCGATGATCGCCTCCCAGCAGCAGGTCGTCGACCAGCTCAAGGCCGGCCTGCAGCAGATGGAGGCCAAGCTCGGTGAGCTGCAGACCAAGCGCGACCAGCTGGTCGCCCGGCAGAAGAACGCCGAGGCGCAGGTCAAGGTCCAGGGCGCCATCCGCTCGATCAACGTCATGGACCCCACCAGCGAGCTGGCCCGCTACGAGGACCAAGTGCGCCGCGTCGAGGCGCAGGCCGCCGGGCAGATGGAGATCGCCGGCGCCTCCCTGGAGGCCCAGTTCGCCGAGCTGGAGTCCTCCGACCAGCAGCTGGAGGCCGAGGCGCGCCTGGCGGCGCTCAAGGCCGGCGGCAACACCGCACTGACCGGGGCTCCCGCCCCCGCGCAGATCACCGACGGCGACGTCGACGCCGCGTTCGCCGCGCTCAAGGCTGAGGGCGCGCAGCAGGCCGAGGAGACCCCGGACGACGAGGACGAGCAGTCCTCATACTGA
- a CDS encoding PTS sugar transporter subunit IIA has translation MSTALTDLITDDRVVIHRDVATWQQAIAAVAEPLLADGSITDEYVEAMIDAVHRFGPYIVLSPHLVLAHARPEAGVNRQAMSVMTLKHPISFDHPENDPVDIVFCLAAVDADSHIQALKEFVVIAGDRPLQEQLVAAATIQEFQRILRREG, from the coding sequence ATGAGCACAGCACTGACCGACTTGATCACCGATGACCGCGTCGTCATTCACAGGGACGTGGCGACTTGGCAGCAGGCGATCGCCGCCGTCGCCGAGCCGCTGCTGGCCGACGGCTCCATCACGGACGAGTACGTCGAGGCGATGATCGACGCAGTGCACCGCTTCGGACCGTACATCGTGCTCTCACCGCACCTGGTTCTGGCCCACGCCCGCCCCGAGGCAGGAGTGAACCGGCAGGCAATGAGCGTCATGACTCTGAAGCACCCCATCAGCTTCGATCACCCAGAGAACGATCCGGTGGACATCGTCTTCTGCCTGGCCGCCGTTGACGCCGACTCCCACATCCAGGCGCTCAAGGAGTTCGTGGTGATCGCAGGGGATCGTCCCTTGCAGGAGCAGCTCGTCGCCGCCGCCACGATCCAGGAGTTCCAACGAATCCTCCGTCGGGAGGGATGA
- a CDS encoding type 1 glutamine amidotransferase produces MTDAIRTSADAAALPAGPATTGPIVTVVEPEPQAPIGRLREWLAAEGLTVRMVRPEAGDPLPALEELGDALVVLGGPMSAHAEADYPWITPLRDLLHGVVDTRLPAVAICLGAQIAAEAIGGTTAAPSPHGTERGVVDLELTDAAATDPLFSEIIDEAVRAAVRAGIPTQDGTRLPVLVSHDDGVVRLPESATLLASSAGAPVQAWRAGSLLALQHHPESTPERMERVESRVTAWKLGAVADMEELKDLTDDELPAEAVAAGRRVRADAERAEPVVQAFGRALARVLARQARAHRASGYREA; encoded by the coding sequence ATGACTGACGCCATCCGTACCTCCGCCGACGCCGCGGCCCTACCCGCCGGCCCCGCAACCACCGGCCCGATCGTCACGGTGGTCGAGCCCGAGCCGCAGGCGCCCATCGGCCGCCTGCGCGAATGGCTGGCTGCGGAAGGCCTCACCGTGCGCATGGTGCGCCCCGAGGCCGGAGACCCCCTGCCGGCACTGGAGGAACTCGGGGACGCCCTGGTGGTGCTCGGCGGCCCCATGAGCGCCCACGCCGAGGCGGACTACCCCTGGATCACCCCGCTTCGCGACCTGCTGCACGGTGTTGTCGACACGCGGCTGCCCGCCGTCGCCATCTGCCTGGGCGCCCAGATCGCCGCCGAAGCGATCGGCGGCACCACCGCCGCCCCGTCGCCGCACGGCACGGAACGCGGCGTGGTGGATCTGGAGCTGACCGACGCGGCCGCCACCGACCCGCTGTTCTCCGAGATCATCGACGAGGCCGTGCGCGCAGCAGTGCGGGCAGGCATCCCCACCCAGGACGGCACCCGGCTGCCGGTGCTCGTCTCCCACGACGACGGCGTGGTGCGCCTGCCCGAGTCGGCCACCCTGCTGGCGTCCTCCGCGGGGGCACCGGTTCAGGCCTGGCGCGCCGGCAGCCTGCTGGCACTCCAGCACCACCCGGAGTCCACGCCCGAGCGGATGGAGCGGGTGGAGTCACGCGTGACCGCGTGGAAGCTGGGAGCGGTAGCCGACATGGAGGAGCTGAAGGATCTCACCGACGACGAGCTGCCCGCCGAGGCGGTGGCGGCCGGGCGGCGCGTGCGCGCCGACGCGGAGCGGGCCGAGCCCGTGGTGCAGGCCTTCGGCCGTGCACTGGCCCGCGTGTTGGCGCGGCAGGCTCGTGCTCACCGCGCCAGCGGCTACCGCGAGGCCTGA
- a CDS encoding ROK family protein, with the protein MRAPRRIQRRANMSAVLRYCLGGPQTLADIAAGTGITRPAAESVVADLSELGWLTETAVTPQTPRPGRPATYVGLSPDAGHVLSLDIGAHHVTAMAADLAGTVLVRSRRELAEDLSADARLKASTELARKTLSRAGGGPLWTCTVASPGVVHDGRVAYFGGYGMPGWQGIELDEAVRAALGSRVRSAGDCTLGARGESWKGAAAGVDDVVFILAGSRTGAASVINGRVHEGLHGAAGLIGELPQLRWRELEDETFADSLYDGASPRREQLFASARRGEAQALSALDKYADVLATGTAAMVLAVAPQVVVVGGAFSAQADLFLPRFTRKLGELCPFPPQVAASRLGDDAVVMGGLRLALDDILDGIDSIVREADYFPSTSPASLWQ; encoded by the coding sequence GTGAGAGCACCCCGCCGCATCCAACGCCGCGCCAACATGTCTGCCGTCCTGCGCTACTGCCTGGGCGGGCCACAGACCCTGGCGGACATCGCCGCAGGAACCGGTATCACCCGCCCGGCAGCCGAGTCGGTGGTGGCGGATCTGAGCGAGCTCGGCTGGCTGACAGAGACCGCCGTAACCCCCCAAACGCCCCGGCCGGGCAGACCCGCCACTTATGTGGGCCTCAGTCCGGACGCGGGCCATGTGCTGTCCCTGGACATCGGCGCGCACCACGTCACCGCGATGGCCGCCGATCTGGCCGGCACCGTCTTGGTGCGCAGTCGGCGGGAACTGGCCGAGGATCTATCGGCAGACGCCAGATTGAAGGCGTCCACCGAACTCGCCCGCAAGACCCTGTCGCGCGCCGGGGGCGGCCCCCTGTGGACCTGCACTGTGGCCTCACCCGGCGTCGTGCATGACGGGCGCGTGGCCTACTTCGGCGGCTACGGCATGCCCGGATGGCAGGGCATTGAGTTGGATGAGGCGGTCCGCGCCGCACTGGGCTCCAGGGTTCGTAGCGCCGGCGACTGCACGCTGGGAGCACGGGGAGAGTCCTGGAAGGGCGCTGCCGCGGGGGTTGACGACGTCGTCTTCATCCTCGCAGGCAGCCGTACCGGCGCCGCCAGCGTGATCAACGGACGGGTTCACGAGGGCCTCCACGGGGCCGCCGGCCTGATCGGTGAGCTGCCGCAGCTGCGGTGGCGCGAACTGGAGGACGAGACCTTCGCCGACTCCCTTTACGACGGCGCGAGCCCACGCCGCGAGCAACTGTTCGCGTCCGCTCGACGCGGGGAGGCACAGGCATTGTCCGCACTCGACAAGTACGCCGATGTGCTGGCCACGGGAACCGCCGCCATGGTGCTCGCGGTAGCGCCGCAGGTGGTCGTCGTCGGCGGCGCCTTCTCCGCCCAGGCGGACCTGTTCCTGCCCCGATTCACCCGCAAGCTCGGTGAGCTGTGTCCCTTCCCCCCGCAGGTAGCGGCGTCCCGACTGGGCGACGACGCCGTCGTTATGGGCGGCCTCAGACTCGCCCTGGACGACATCCTGGACGGCATCGACTCCATCGTACGCGAGGCGGACTACTTCCCCTCCACCTCACCGGCGAGTCTATGGCAGTAG
- a CDS encoding alpha/beta hydrolase family protein codes for MANLRIDTARGINLAATMHLPDGAAPFDPDVFDEEAVRSGRAVPPREEGIVILAHDFLTDRHGLAHRLDKLAEQYRRAGLATLQFDFSGLGESDDDVITLAGEIEDLQAISAWLANRGYVRQAIHANGFGATAALLARPAQVRTAVVVGAVVGPQSILWENVFSPEQLDELDRHGLTRLPDDNPNARQWDVVSKETLADVSLQSPEKTMADLPWPILMLHGGLTDELPDTAQAATEAFPLLPEGSRLCQVQADGDAAAEEIARLSTEWVTRRLR; via the coding sequence ATGGCGAACCTGCGCATCGACACCGCACGCGGCATCAACCTTGCCGCGACGATGCACCTGCCCGACGGCGCCGCACCCTTCGACCCCGACGTCTTCGATGAGGAAGCCGTACGCTCCGGGCGTGCCGTCCCCCCACGCGAGGAGGGCATCGTCATCCTCGCTCACGACTTCCTCACCGACCGGCACGGTCTGGCGCATCGCCTGGACAAGCTCGCCGAGCAGTACCGCCGCGCGGGCCTGGCCACGCTCCAGTTCGACTTCTCCGGCCTGGGTGAGTCCGACGACGACGTAATCACCCTGGCCGGCGAGATCGAGGATCTGCAGGCCATCTCAGCCTGGCTCGCAAACCGGGGCTACGTCCGCCAGGCCATCCACGCCAACGGCTTCGGAGCCACTGCGGCACTGCTGGCCCGCCCCGCTCAGGTGCGCACTGCGGTGGTAGTCGGCGCCGTCGTCGGCCCGCAGTCGATCCTGTGGGAGAACGTCTTCTCCCCCGAGCAGCTTGACGAACTGGACCGGCATGGGCTCACCCGCCTGCCCGATGACAACCCGAATGCCCGCCAGTGGGACGTCGTCAGCAAGGAGACACTTGCCGACGTCTCACTGCAATCACCCGAGAAGACCATGGCCGACCTGCCCTGGCCGATTCTCATGCTGCATGGTGGTCTCACCGATGAGCTACCGGACACGGCGCAGGCCGCCACCGAGGCATTTCCGCTCCTTCCGGAGGGAAGCCGACTGTGCCAGGTGCAGGCCGACGGCGACGCGGCCGCCGAGGAGATCGCGCGCCTGAGCACCGAGTGGGTTACCCGCCGCCTGCGCTGA
- a CDS encoding DNA repair helicase XPB, with amino-acid sequence MSEPGHSPAPPDGPLIVQSDKTVLLEVSHPAAADARRAIAPFAELERAPEHIHTYRITPLALWNARAAGLDAETVVHVLITYSRFPVPHSLLTEIAETMGRYGRLQLVTDPAHGLVLHAIDAPVLAEVMRSKRTKGLLGTRLGDADVIVHPSERGHLKQVLIKLGWPAEDLAGYVDGEAHPIALKDSAADVAAGVEGAFALRPYQSEAVDSFWAGGSGVVVLPCGAGKTLVGAAAMARSATTTLILVTNAVSARQWKQELLRFTSLTEEEIGEYSGARKEIRPVTIATYQVLTTKRKGVYPHLDLLDARDWGLIVYDEVHLLPAPIFRMTADLQARRRLGLTATLVREDGREDEVFSLIGPKRYDAPWKDLEHQGWIAPAVCTEVRLTLDAGERMAYATAEADERYRLAASNPAKLRIVDALLARHPGESALVIGQYVDQLEELAEHLRAPLITGATTVRERQRLYEAFRSGEVSTLVVSKVANFSIDLPGASVAVQVSGTFGSRQEEAQRLGRIVRPKDDGRQAHFYTVIARDTVDQEFAAHRQRFLAEQGYAYEVIDAEDLEGLQASR; translated from the coding sequence ATGTCAGAACCCGGCCACTCCCCCGCCCCGCCCGACGGCCCGCTGATCGTCCAGAGCGACAAGACCGTCCTGCTCGAGGTCTCCCACCCCGCCGCCGCCGACGCGCGCCGGGCCATCGCGCCCTTCGCCGAGCTGGAGCGGGCCCCGGAGCACATCCACACCTACCGGATCACCCCGCTGGCGCTGTGGAACGCGCGCGCAGCCGGGCTGGACGCGGAGACGGTGGTCCATGTGCTGATCACCTACTCGCGCTTCCCGGTGCCGCACTCGCTGCTGACCGAGATCGCCGAGACCATGGGCCGCTACGGGCGGCTGCAGCTGGTGACCGACCCGGCGCACGGCCTGGTGCTGCACGCCATCGACGCCCCCGTGCTGGCGGAGGTCATGCGCTCCAAGCGCACCAAGGGCCTGCTGGGGACGCGCCTGGGGGACGCGGATGTGATCGTCCACCCCTCCGAGCGCGGGCACCTCAAACAGGTGCTGATCAAGCTCGGCTGGCCGGCGGAGGACCTGGCCGGCTACGTCGACGGCGAGGCCCACCCGATCGCGCTCAAGGACTCGGCGGCCGATGTGGCGGCGGGGGTCGAGGGAGCCTTCGCGCTGCGCCCCTACCAGAGCGAGGCGGTCGACTCCTTCTGGGCGGGTGGCTCCGGCGTCGTCGTGCTGCCGTGCGGGGCCGGCAAGACGCTGGTGGGGGCGGCCGCCATGGCCCGCTCGGCCACCACCACCCTGATCCTGGTGACCAACGCCGTCTCCGCCCGCCAGTGGAAGCAGGAACTGCTGCGCTTCACCTCCCTGACAGAGGAAGAGATCGGCGAGTACTCCGGCGCCCGCAAGGAGATCCGCCCGGTCACCATCGCCACCTACCAGGTGCTGACCACCAAGCGGAAGGGCGTCTACCCGCACCTGGACCTGCTGGACGCCCGCGACTGGGGGCTGATCGTCTACGACGAGGTGCACCTGCTGCCCGCCCCGATCTTCCGCATGACCGCGGACCTGCAGGCGCGCCGCCGGCTGGGGCTGACCGCGACGCTGGTGCGTGAGGACGGGCGTGAGGACGAGGTGTTCTCGCTGATCGGCCCCAAGCGCTACGACGCGCCCTGGAAGGACCTGGAGCACCAGGGCTGGATCGCCCCGGCGGTGTGCACGGAGGTGCGGCTGACCCTGGACGCCGGGGAGCGGATGGCCTACGCCACCGCCGAGGCCGACGAGCGCTACCGCCTGGCCGCCTCCAACCCGGCGAAGCTGCGCATCGTCGACGCCCTGCTGGCCCGCCACCCCGGGGAGTCGGCGCTGGTGATCGGCCAGTACGTGGACCAGCTGGAGGAGCTGGCCGAGCACCTGAGGGCGCCGCTGATCACCGGGGCGACGACGGTGCGCGAGCGCCAGCGCCTGTACGAGGCCTTCCGCTCCGGGGAGGTGAGCACGCTGGTGGTCTCCAAGGTCGCCAACTTCTCCATCGACCTGCCCGGCGCATCGGTGGCCGTGCAGGTGTCCGGCACCTTCGGGTCACGGCAGGAGGAGGCGCAGCGGCTCGGGCGGATCGTGCGCCCCAAGGACGACGGCCGGCAGGCACACTTCTACACGGTGATCGCCCGGGACACGGTGGACCAGGAGTTCGCCGCCCACCGGCAGCGCTTCCTCGCCGAGCAGGGCTACGCCTACGAGGTGATCGACGCCGAGGACCTGGAGGGGCTTCAGGCCTCGCGGTAG
- a CDS encoding PTS sugar transporter subunit IIB translates to MTRPLDICFICGAGLGSSLACQMEAEEVLAAAGIRANLGHEAISGIPGVRADIIVSAENFKPTIEKYELDPDITFVFLKNIVDKTEIAAKLLPVVQRKGAQS, encoded by the coding sequence ATGACCAGACCACTCGACATCTGCTTCATCTGCGGAGCGGGGCTGGGAAGCAGCCTCGCCTGCCAGATGGAGGCGGAAGAAGTCCTCGCCGCCGCGGGCATCCGCGCCAACTTGGGGCACGAGGCCATCTCCGGCATCCCGGGTGTACGCGCAGACATCATCGTGTCCGCCGAGAACTTCAAGCCCACCATTGAGAAGTACGAGCTCGACCCCGATATCACGTTCGTCTTCCTGAAGAACATCGTGGACAAGACCGAGATCGCTGCGAAGCTACTCCCGGTCGTACAGCGCAAGGGGGCGCAGTCATGA